CGATCGCTCCGCAGTCGCGTCGGGGGGCCAGCAGAGCAAAGGGGCGCGGGTGGGTCAATTCGTTCCAAGGAACGAGACCCCATGACCGGCCCGGTCCCGGCGGCGCTGGTGGCGACCCTGCTGACCGCCGTCTCCGGCTACACCGGCTATGCCGTGCCGGGCGATCCGCCGGTCGTGATGATGGTGCCGCATGCGGCGCTGGAGGCGATGGCCTGCGACCATCCCTGCGCCGTGATGGGCTATGCCGAGCCCGACGGCACCATCACGCTCGACGACTCGCTGCGCATCGGCACCGACCCGGCCGACACCAGCATCCTGGTGCATGAGCTGACCCATTTCCTGCAGCGTGCCGCCGCGGGCGGGGCGGCGGCGGCCGATTGCGCCGCCTGGATCGAGCGCGAGCGCGAGGCCTATGACGTGCAGTACCGCTGGCTGCGCGACACCGCGCCGACCATGCGCGAGTTCTCGATCCGCCTCGCCCGCCTCGGCCCCCATCCGCTGATCCCGCCCTGCCGGCCCGGCCAGCCCATGCCCTGAGCGGCGCCGCGACATGATTGGGCCAAGGGTGCGGAACTATTGCCGTTGCCCTTGAACAAGCGGTCCCGCCGCCTTCTTTCGCGCCGCAAAAGCCCTATCGAGGCCTCGGCTTCACTGCCGGACCGCCCATCACGCCCCGGCCGATCCCCACATTGTCGGCCCGAACGCAAAATCAATATTTGAAGATTGTACCTTGGTCTAATCCAAGTATTTTATTCGCAGCTGCGAAATTCCGATTTCCTACCAAAGAACAATACGATTTTGTGTGTTTGCAATTGACTGGGATTTGGATGTCTTCGCAAAGTGATGGCGGTCGTCTTCCGAATGAAGCACCAACGGCCCGGAGACGAGGCCATGACGACCGGGCCCGATGGCGTGAACGACCGTCGAGGCGGACCTCCGGCATGCCGCTGGCATCGCCGCGGGTCCCGCATCGCGATCAATGGGAGGATAGCGAATGCCCAGATTGCTGCGCGTTTCCGGGACCGCCTTGGCGCTTGTGCTCGCGCTGGCGGCCGTGCCGACGGTGGCGTCGGCCAATGACGAGCTGCTGAAGCTCGAGAAGGACCCCAACCAGTGGACCCAGCCGCTGGGTGACTATGCCAACACCCGCTACAGCGCGCTGAAGCAGATCACCACCGAGAACGTCAAGAACCTGCAGGTCGCCTGGACCTTCTCGACCGGCGTGCTGCGCGGCCATGAGGGCGGGCCGCTGGTGATCGGCGACATGATGTACATCCATGCGCCGTTCCCGAACACGGTCTACGCCCTGGACCTGGCCAACAACGGCAAGATCGTCTGGAAGTACGAGCCGAAGCAGGACCCGAACGTCATCCCGGTGATGTGCTGCGACACCGTCAACCGCGGCGTCGCCTATGGCGACGGGATGATCTTCCTGCACCAGGCCGACACCACGCTGGTGGCGCTGGACGCCAAGACCGGCAAGGTGGCGTGGAGCGTCAAGGACGGCGACCCGACCAAGGGCGAGACCGGCACCTCGGCCCCGCTGGTGGTCAAGGACAAGGTCCTGATCGGCAATTCCGGCGGCGAGTTCGGCGTCCGCGGCCACATCTCGGCCTACGACATGAAGACCGGCAAGCTGGCCTGGCAGGCCCATTCGATGGGCCCCGACGCCGACACGCTGATGGACCCGGAGAAGACCACCGAGCTGGGCAAGCCGGTGGGCAAGGATTCCGGCATCTCCACCTGGCAGGGCGACCAGTGGAAGATCGGCGGCGGCACCACCTGGGGCTGGATCTCCTACGATCCGGAGACCAACCTGATCTACTACGGCACAGGCAACCCCAGCACCTGGAACCCGGTGCAGCGGCCCGGCGACAACAAGTGGTCGATGACCATCTTCGCCCGCGACGCCGACACCGGCATGGCGAAGTGGGTCTATCAGATGACGCCCCATGACGAATGGGACTATGACGGCGTCAACGAGATGATCCTGGTCGACAAGCCGTTCAACGGCAAGGACCGCAAGCTTCTGGTCCATTTCGACCGCAACGGCTTCGGCTACACGCTGGACCGCGTCACCGGCGAGCTGCTGGTGGCCGAGAAGTACGATCCGGCGGTCAACTGGGCCAGCAAGATCGACCTGAAGACCGGCCTGCCGGTGCGCGACAAGAAGTACTCGACCGAGGCCAATGGCGAGGACGTCAACTCGCAGGGCATCTGCCCGGCGGCGCTCGGCTCGAAGGACCAGCAGCCGGCGGCCTATTCGAAGGACACCGGCCTGTTCTACGTGCCGACCAACCATGTCTGCATGGACTACGAGCCGTACAAGGTGGCCTACACCGCCGGCCAGCCCTATGTCGGCGCGACCCTGAGCATGTATCCGGCGCCGGGCGGCGACCATCTCGGCAACTTCATCGCCTGGGATGCGGAGAAGGGCAAGATCGTCTGGTCGATCCCGGAGCCGTTCTCGGTGTGGAGCGGCGCGCTGGCCACCGCCGGCGGCGTCGTCTTCTATGGCACGCTCGAGGGCTATCTGAAGGCGGTCGACGCCAAGACCGGCAAGGAGCTGTACAAGTTCAAGACCCCCTCCGGCATCATCGGCAACGTCAACACCTTCACCAGCAAGGGCAAGCAGTACGTTGCCGTGCTCTCCGGCGTCGGCGGCTGGGCCGGCATCGGCATGGCGGCAGGGCTGACCAACCCGACCGAGGGCCTCGGCGCGGTCGGTGCCTATCAGTCGCTGTCGCAATACACCCAGCTGGGCGGGACGCTGACCGTCTTCGCCCTTCCCGACTGAAGCCTCCCTGTGCCTCGGAGGCGGGCTTCGGCCCGCCTCCTTCTTCTTGGGATCCAGCCACGCCGACATGCCACATCATCCGAGAGGATCGAGGATGCCTTTCCGCGCCTTCCTGTTCCGCACCGCCCTCCTGACCGGCGGCCTGATCGCGATCGGCGGCTTCGCCGCCGCGGGCTTCGCCCAGGACAAGAGCAGCGACCCGGCGGTGCAGCAGCCCGCGGCGAATGCGCCCGCGGCGGCGGCCGAGGGGGAGGAGAAGCCCTACAAGATCGCGGCGGACGGCACGGTCGCCTGGTCGGTCTACAACGGGTTCCGCCGCTACAACGGCATCTGCTACGTCTGCCACGGGCCGGACGGCGAGGGCAGCAGCTTCGCCCCCAGCCTGGTCGATTCGCTGAAGACGCTGTCCTTCGACCAGTTCATGGACACGGTGGTGAACGGCAAGGAGACCGTGAACACGGCCAGCGAGAAGAAGATGCCGGCGCTGGGCACGGATCCGAATGTCATGTGCTACATCAACGACATCTACGCCTATCTCAAGGCCCGGTCCGACGGCGCCGTGGGACGCGGCCGGCCGGCCAAGTTCGAGAAGAAGACCAAGGACTATGCCGAGGCCGAAGCCTCCTGCATGGGGACGCCCGGCTAGGGCGCCCGCCATGCCCCCCTTCACACGGCGCGC
The Inquilinus sp. Marseille-Q2685 DNA segment above includes these coding regions:
- the xoxF5 gene encoding lanthanide-dependent methanol dehydrogenase XoxF5; this translates as MPRLLRVSGTALALVLALAAVPTVASANDELLKLEKDPNQWTQPLGDYANTRYSALKQITTENVKNLQVAWTFSTGVLRGHEGGPLVIGDMMYIHAPFPNTVYALDLANNGKIVWKYEPKQDPNVIPVMCCDTVNRGVAYGDGMIFLHQADTTLVALDAKTGKVAWSVKDGDPTKGETGTSAPLVVKDKVLIGNSGGEFGVRGHISAYDMKTGKLAWQAHSMGPDADTLMDPEKTTELGKPVGKDSGISTWQGDQWKIGGGTTWGWISYDPETNLIYYGTGNPSTWNPVQRPGDNKWSMTIFARDADTGMAKWVYQMTPHDEWDYDGVNEMILVDKPFNGKDRKLLVHFDRNGFGYTLDRVTGELLVAEKYDPAVNWASKIDLKTGLPVRDKKYSTEANGEDVNSQGICPAALGSKDQQPAAYSKDTGLFYVPTNHVCMDYEPYKVAYTAGQPYVGATLSMYPAPGGDHLGNFIAWDAEKGKIVWSIPEPFSVWSGALATAGGVVFYGTLEGYLKAVDAKTGKELYKFKTPSGIIGNVNTFTSKGKQYVAVLSGVGGWAGIGMAAGLTNPTEGLGAVGAYQSLSQYTQLGGTLTVFALPD
- a CDS encoding c-type cytochrome, methanol metabolism-related; amino-acid sequence: MPFRAFLFRTALLTGGLIAIGGFAAAGFAQDKSSDPAVQQPAANAPAAAAEGEEKPYKIAADGTVAWSVYNGFRRYNGICYVCHGPDGEGSSFAPSLVDSLKTLSFDQFMDTVVNGKETVNTASEKKMPALGTDPNVMCYINDIYAYLKARSDGAVGRGRPAKFEKKTKDYAEAEASCMGTPG